One region of uncultured Sulfurimonas sp. genomic DNA includes:
- a CDS encoding TRIC cation channel family protein: MPEFFIYADIIGIIAFSISGFLIAIKNSLDILGILIASALTALGGGIIRDAILSSTPFAFTSIYPALTLLCTILFAYLFKLYKKPSLERKWMFVISDTIGLVAFSITGALLAIHADLNFFGVVILSFITAVGGGVTRDVMINQVPTVLISDFYGSIAVIVALLLAALELFNALNEVSISVVAILSIILRLIAFKREWHLPKLS; this comes from the coding sequence ATGCCAGAGTTTTTTATATATGCAGATATTATTGGCATCATAGCTTTTAGTATAAGTGGATTTTTAATAGCTATAAAAAACTCTCTTGATATACTTGGTATATTGATAGCATCTGCCCTTACTGCTCTTGGTGGTGGGATTATAAGAGATGCTATTCTTAGTTCAACACCATTCGCTTTTACCTCCATCTACCCTGCTTTAACTCTACTTTGTACTATACTTTTTGCTTATCTTTTCAAACTTTATAAAAAGCCTTCGCTAGAGAGAAAATGGATGTTTGTTATAAGTGATACTATCGGTTTAGTTGCTTTTAGTATCACTGGAGCACTACTTGCTATACATGCAGATCTTAATTTTTTTGGAGTAGTAATCCTCAGCTTTATTACCGCAGTTGGTGGAGGCGTAACAAGAGATGTAATGATAAATCAAGTTCCAACAGTTCTCATAAGTGACTTCTATGGCTCAATAGCAGTTATAGTAGCCCTACTCTTAGCCGCATTAGAACTATTCAATGCACTTAATGAAGTTAGCATCTCCGTAGTTGCTATTTTATCTATCATTTTAAGACTAATCGCTTTTAAAAGAGAGTGGCATCTGCCAAAACTAAGTTAG
- a CDS encoding HDOD domain-containing protein — protein MIFNIYLIIIQLEYMKITYYEAQMITKDKIDVYINKIPPAPKALKETLSLLNSGELTKASKIAQSDLALATYLKELVNKPIYGFKNQVTDISQIFAILGVSGSQQTVYNYMTTLLSPAKWKLFKLNARGFYELQAKLSRRWEQILENLNIEDKNISSSIALLPASIIVCEALFCEKIDDVNLLKSTKNIDYNTILTRLCGIGIFDICEQISIKWEMPEEISKIIQAASGLKPSEDEQINTLGKWMHLLLFYELSQPMFIEAGLNDFIDFQIEYVGDIYEEFASLMEIE, from the coding sequence ATGATATTTAATATTTATCTTATCATTATACAGCTAGAATATATGAAAATTACTTATTATGAAGCGCAGATGATAACAAAAGATAAAATTGATGTTTATATTAACAAAATACCTCCTGCTCCTAAAGCATTAAAAGAGACTCTATCTCTTCTTAATTCAGGTGAACTCACAAAAGCTTCTAAAATTGCACAAAGCGATTTAGCACTTGCAACTTATCTCAAAGAACTCGTGAACAAACCTATATATGGTTTTAAAAATCAAGTTACAGATATATCTCAAATATTTGCAATACTTGGTGTATCTGGTTCACAACAAACTGTGTATAACTATATGACTACTCTTTTAAGTCCTGCAAAATGGAAACTCTTCAAATTAAACGCAAGAGGATTTTATGAATTACAAGCAAAACTCTCAAGAAGATGGGAACAAATTTTAGAGAATCTAAATATAGAAGATAAAAATATTTCCAGTTCTATTGCTCTTCTTCCAGCAAGCATCATAGTTTGTGAAGCTCTTTTTTGCGAGAAGATTGATGATGTAAATCTCCTTAAAAGCACTAAAAACATAGACTATAACACTATTCTTACTCGTCTTTGTGGAATTGGTATTTTTGATATATGTGAGCAAATCTCTATAAAATGGGAGATGCCAGAAGAAATATCTAAAATAATTCAAGCAGCTTCAGGATTAAAACCTTCAGAAGATGAACAAATAAACACTCTTGGAAAATGGATGCATCTATTGCTCTTTTACGAACTATCTCAACCTATGTTTATAGAAGCCGGTTTAAATGATTTTATAGATTTTCAAATCGAGTATGTTGGAGATATTTATGAAGAATTT
- the argJ gene encoding bifunctional glutamate N-acetyltransferase/amino-acid acetyltransferase ArgJ, whose protein sequence is MYKIVQTIGGVCASQGFYADGISAGLKKNNALDMAFIYSENECEVASVFTTNKMYAAPIKHFRAKGEFKTNFILINSKNANAMTGQSGVDDIEEVLSNAQDMINPIMSSTGVIGVRLPKEKIINGMKLFDISNKNPSNAAKAIMTTDSFSKEIALSVTLDDGSSFNIGAMAKGAGMINPAMATMLCFITTDANVLKEEMQVILDEVTKTTFNAISVDGDTSTNDTVLLLSNSKSGAYEAEAFKEALFKVMHFLALEMVRDGEGATKLVTYKVSGAKNDREAEIVAKTLSDSLLVKTALFGEDPNWGRIASTVGASGVEAYEEKLKISFDNFCVYDRGVLNFDSEMEKKCAVVMGHKKFTISCDLGVGEGSFKAYGCDLGHEYVKINADYRT, encoded by the coding sequence TTGTATAAAATAGTTCAAACAATTGGAGGTGTTTGTGCATCTCAGGGTTTTTATGCTGATGGTATAAGTGCTGGTCTTAAAAAAAATAATGCTTTAGATATGGCATTTATTTACAGCGAAAATGAGTGTGAAGTTGCATCTGTTTTTACAACAAATAAGATGTATGCAGCTCCAATAAAACACTTTAGAGCAAAAGGAGAGTTTAAAACTAACTTTATTCTGATAAACTCTAAAAATGCTAATGCTATGACAGGTCAATCAGGCGTTGATGACATAGAAGAGGTGTTAAGTAATGCTCAAGATATGATAAATCCTATTATGAGTTCAACTGGAGTTATCGGTGTTAGACTTCCAAAAGAAAAAATTATAAACGGTATGAAACTTTTTGATATTTCAAATAAAAATCCAAGTAATGCTGCAAAAGCTATTATGACAACGGATTCATTTTCTAAAGAGATAGCTCTAAGTGTAACACTTGATGATGGAAGTAGTTTTAACATAGGTGCAATGGCAAAAGGTGCAGGTATGATAAATCCTGCAATGGCTACGATGCTATGTTTTATAACTACAGATGCTAATGTTTTAAAAGAAGAGATGCAAGTCATTTTAGATGAAGTAACGAAAACTACGTTTAATGCTATAAGTGTTGATGGAGATACTTCTACAAACGATACTGTTTTACTTTTAAGTAACTCTAAAAGTGGAGCTTATGAAGCAGAAGCATTTAAAGAGGCTCTTTTTAAAGTGATGCATTTTTTAGCGCTTGAAATGGTTAGAGATGGAGAAGGTGCTACAAAACTTGTGACTTATAAAGTTAGTGGTGCAAAAAATGATAGAGAAGCAGAGATAGTAGCAAAAACATTATCTGATTCTTTACTTGTTAAAACTGCTCTTTTTGGAGAAGATCCAAACTGGGGAAGAATAGCATCTACAGTTGGTGCAAGTGGAGTTGAAGCCTATGAAGAGAAGTTAAAAATTTCATTTGACAACTTTTGCGTTTATGATAGAGGTGTTTTAAATTTTGACTCAGAAATGGAGAAAAAATGTGCTGTTGTTATGGGACATAAAAAGTTTACAATTTCTTGTGATTTAGGAGTTGGTGAAGGAAGTTTTAAAGCTTATGGGTGTGATTTAGGTCATGAATATGTAAAAATAAATGCGGACTATAGAACATAG
- a CDS encoding gamma carbonic anhydrase family protein — protein MTYTFRGINPTIGENTWIAPSADVIGDVTCGKDCSIWFSTVVRGDVHYIKIGDRVSIQDLSMIHVTHYKKADKSDGHPTIIGDDVTIGHRVMLHGCTIEDACLIGMSATILDGAVIGKESIVGADSLVTKNKVFPPRSLIMGSPAKVLRQLSDEEVKELYASASRYVEFKNEYQK, from the coding sequence ATGACATATACATTTAGAGGTATAAATCCTACCATAGGAGAAAATACTTGGATAGCACCATCAGCTGATGTAATAGGCGATGTTACTTGCGGAAAGGATTGTTCTATTTGGTTTTCAACTGTAGTAAGAGGGGATGTTCACTATATCAAAATAGGCGACAGAGTTAGCATCCAAGACCTCAGCATGATTCATGTAACCCACTACAAAAAGGCTGATAAAAGTGATGGTCATCCTACTATTATTGGAGATGATGTAACTATAGGTCATCGCGTTATGCTTCATGGATGTACTATTGAGGATGCTTGTCTTATTGGTATGAGTGCTACCATCTTAGATGGTGCAGTTATAGGAAAAGAGAGCATTGTTGGAGCGGATTCTTTAGTTACAAAAAATAAGGTTTTTCCTCCTCGTTCACTCATTATGGGTAGTCCTGCAAAAGTACTAAGACAACTAAGTGATGAAGAAGTAAAAGAGCTTTATGCATCTGCATCTAGATATGTAGAGTTTAAAAACGAATATCAAAAGTAA
- a CDS encoding RNA degradosome polyphosphate kinase translates to MLNLKNPDLYNNRELSWLQFNTRVLKQAQDDSLPLLERLKFLAIYGTNLDEFYMIRIAGLKKLFAAGIIVSGADKLTPMEQLREIRKYLHQEQQVIEHCLGSIFKKLEPEGISVKLYDEVNQHEKNTLNRFFKENIYPVIIPIAVDATHPFPNLNNLSFGLIVKLSDIDDEAIERFGIIRVPRVLKRFVELNSGIYVPIESLVAKHVEELFPGYKLIKYASFRVTRNADMEIEEEEADDFMEILEEGLKLRRKGEMVRLEIGSDTDEEIINFFNRHTNVYKDDIYKYHTFLNQSSLWQIVGNKNFAHLLAEPFKPKTLPPFDHNENIFSTLEKEDVLMYHPYASFEPVIKLIQSAAKDPDTVSIKMTLYRSGTNSPIVQALMAASESGKQVTVMVELKARFDEENNLIWAKALEKSGAHVIYGIKGFKVHAKAALVTRRKNGKLKQYAHIGTGNYNPSTAKIYTDMSYMTSKDVVTNDLTKFFHFLTGFSKKGKLNELYMAPAQIKPKILSLIHNETRKAQEGQIIAKINSLVDEDVIRALYKASQAGVKIDLIVRGICCLKPGIEGVSDNIRVISILGKYLEHPRVFYFKNDSAQIYISSADWMPRNLIRRIELLTAIKDEESKSKILQILKLQCSDNVLAHELQSDGSYKKVKPLEDDKLINNHKLLEEFVNKISKASKKETQRSVYQITSRLFLES, encoded by the coding sequence ATGTTAAATCTTAAAAATCCCGACCTTTATAATAACCGTGAACTATCATGGTTACAGTTCAATACAAGAGTTTTAAAACAAGCTCAAGATGACTCACTTCCTCTTTTAGAAAGACTTAAATTCTTAGCTATTTATGGAACAAATTTAGATGAGTTTTATATGATTAGGATTGCTGGACTAAAAAAACTTTTTGCAGCTGGCATCATTGTTTCAGGTGCTGATAAATTAACACCAATGGAACAACTACGCGAAATAAGAAAGTACCTTCATCAAGAACAACAAGTTATAGAACATTGCTTAGGAAGCATCTTTAAAAAACTTGAACCTGAGGGCATCTCAGTTAAGCTTTATGATGAAGTAAATCAACACGAAAAAAATACTCTAAATAGATTTTTCAAAGAAAATATATATCCTGTAATTATTCCTATAGCAGTAGATGCTACACACCCTTTTCCAAACCTAAACAATCTTAGCTTTGGGCTTATTGTAAAACTCTCAGACATTGATGATGAAGCTATAGAGAGATTTGGGATTATTAGAGTTCCTAGAGTTTTAAAGAGATTTGTTGAACTAAATAGTGGCATCTATGTTCCTATAGAATCTCTTGTAGCTAAACATGTTGAAGAACTATTCCCAGGTTACAAACTTATAAAATACGCTTCTTTTAGAGTTACAAGAAATGCAGATATGGAGATAGAAGAAGAGGAAGCTGATGACTTTATGGAAATCCTTGAAGAGGGTTTAAAACTTCGAAGAAAAGGTGAAATGGTTAGACTTGAAATAGGTAGCGATACTGATGAAGAAATAATCAATTTTTTTAACCGACATACAAATGTTTATAAAGATGATATTTACAAATATCATACATTTTTAAACCAATCTAGCCTTTGGCAAATTGTAGGAAATAAAAACTTCGCTCATCTTTTAGCAGAACCATTTAAACCAAAAACTTTACCTCCTTTTGATCACAATGAAAACATTTTTAGCACTTTAGAAAAAGAAGATGTTTTGATGTATCATCCTTATGCTAGTTTTGAGCCAGTTATAAAATTAATTCAAAGTGCTGCAAAAGACCCAGACACGGTTTCTATCAAGATGACACTCTACCGCTCAGGTACAAATTCACCTATAGTTCAAGCACTTATGGCGGCATCTGAGAGTGGTAAACAAGTCACTGTTATGGTTGAGCTAAAAGCAAGGTTTGATGAAGAGAACAACCTTATCTGGGCAAAGGCTTTAGAAAAATCTGGTGCGCATGTTATTTACGGTATCAAAGGTTTCAAAGTTCACGCTAAAGCGGCACTTGTAACTAGAAGAAAAAATGGAAAACTTAAACAATACGCACATATTGGAACAGGAAACTACAACCCATCTACTGCAAAAATCTATACAGATATGAGCTATATGACTTCAAAAGATGTAGTTACAAATGACCTTACAAAGTTTTTTCACTTCCTTACAGGCTTTAGTAAAAAAGGTAAACTAAACGAACTTTACATGGCACCAGCTCAAATAAAACCAAAGATTTTATCTCTAATTCATAATGAAACAAGAAAAGCTCAAGAGGGACAGATTATTGCTAAAATCAACTCTTTGGTAGATGAAGATGTAATCCGTGCTTTATATAAGGCAAGTCAAGCTGGTGTAAAAATCGACCTTATAGTTCGTGGCATCTGCTGTTTAAAACCTGGCATCGAAGGTGTTAGCGATAACATAAGAGTTATCTCTATTTTAGGTAAATACTTAGAGCATCCGAGAGTTTTTTACTTTAAAAATGATTCTGCCCAAATTTATATATCTTCAGCTGATTGGATGCCAAGAAATCTCATAAGAAGAATTGAGCTTTTAACTGCCATTAAAGATGAAGAGTCAAAATCAAAAATTCTTCAAATTTTAAAGCTACAATGTTCTGATAATGTCCTAGCACATGAACTTCAAAGCGATGGTTCATATAAAAAAGTAAAACCACTAGAAGATGACAAACTTATAAATAACCACAAACTCTTAGAAGAGTTTGTAAACAAAATATCAAAAGCAAGTAAAAAAGAGACTCAAAGAAGTGTATATCAGATAACATCTCGTCTTTTTTTGGAGAGTTAA
- a CDS encoding NAD-binding protein, producing MNLLQRIRTFLHWESSPKPEAKLLPEVYPQLKAFRLPLILTTMTMLVGTVGYVLIDNLTLMDAVYQTGITFTTVGFGEIAPISDAGRIFTITLIIAGFATFTSAIGILIAELNRGTIFKILKERRMLYKIARLKKHFVVCYHNDYTLEVTKQLRKNHIPFVVVDPREEIHEWAREHNYPTYLKAEPHAELSMLKAHLASAKGLITLSASIADNIALIASVRLFEKEHFLPRPYYVISAAESMNDVEKLKKLGADTVVSPTKLTAQRVSAMAARPDMENLLEEFLYKSDNPLDMEEIEVPKYSWAVLKKLKETHIRQITNTSVIGITKKDGKFISMPKGDVLITSECKLLIIGMQNDITVTKELLRKRTKPKELRFV from the coding sequence TTGAATCTTTTACAAAGGATTCGCACATTCCTACATTGGGAGTCATCTCCCAAACCAGAAGCAAAACTTCTTCCTGAAGTTTATCCACAACTCAAAGCATTCCGTTTACCTCTTATTTTAACAACTATGACTATGTTAGTTGGAACTGTAGGTTATGTATTAATCGATAATTTAACTCTAATGGATGCTGTTTATCAAACAGGTATTACTTTCACTACAGTTGGATTTGGAGAAATTGCTCCAATATCTGATGCTGGAAGAATTTTTACAATAACTCTTATTATTGCTGGTTTTGCAACTTTTACAAGTGCAATAGGTATTTTGATTGCTGAGTTAAACAGAGGTACTATCTTTAAAATCTTAAAGGAGCGAAGAATGTTATATAAGATAGCAAGACTAAAAAAACATTTTGTTGTTTGTTATCATAATGATTACACTCTTGAGGTTACGAAACAATTAAGAAAAAATCATATTCCTTTTGTTGTGGTTGATCCAAGAGAAGAAATTCATGAATGGGCGAGAGAACACAACTATCCAACATATTTAAAAGCTGAACCTCATGCAGAACTTTCAATGTTAAAAGCCCATCTTGCATCTGCAAAAGGTTTGATTACACTCTCAGCATCTATAGCAGATAATATCGCATTGATAGCTTCTGTGAGACTTTTTGAAAAAGAACATTTTTTACCTAGACCTTATTATGTTATTTCAGCAGCAGAATCCATGAATGATGTTGAAAAGCTTAAAAAACTTGGAGCTGATACAGTAGTTTCTCCTACAAAACTTACAGCTCAAAGAGTTAGTGCTATGGCTGCAAGACCAGATATGGAAAATCTTTTAGAAGAGTTTTTATATAAGAGTGATAATCCATTAGATATGGAAGAGATAGAAGTTCCAAAGTATAGCTGGGCTGTTTTAAAGAAACTAAAAGAGACTCATATCCGTCAAATAACGAACACTTCAGTTATCGGTATAACAAAAAAAGATGGTAAGTTTATCTCTATGCCAAAGGGTGATGTACTTATTACGAGTGAGTGTAAATTGCTTATCATCGGAATGCAAAATGATATAACGGTTACAAAAGAATTATTAAGAAAAAGAACTAAGCCTAAGGAGTTAAGATTTGTATAA
- the rpmB gene encoding 50S ribosomal protein L28, whose protein sequence is MARKCAISGKGPMSGNNVSHAKNRTKRRFLLNLRTVRITLEDGTTKKIKISARELRTLKKNS, encoded by the coding sequence ATGGCAAGAAAATGTGCTATTAGTGGCAAAGGCCCTATGAGCGGGAACAATGTTTCTCATGCTAAAAACAGAACTAAGCGTCGTTTTTTACTAAACCTAAGAACAGTGCGTATCACATTAGAAGATGGTACTACGAAAAAAATTAAAATCTCTGCAAGAGAATTACGCACACTTAAGAAAAACTCGTAA